In Paraburkholderia caballeronis, the following proteins share a genomic window:
- a CDS encoding acyltransferase family protein yields the protein MTRSDRMGHQANFDALRLLFAALVIFAHSFNLLGFADPLESAVHRIGFGALAVAGFFLISGYLITQSWIADPSIGRFLARRALRIYPAFVVASLVSVFIVGPLGSDPARYFHTLDGRRFLVELLTLRDPRTPPVFAGTAAPFVNGSMWTISFEFRCYLLAMVCGLIGLFRWKPALAVLVSTLVAFVGWPHAMIDPAVTQHALFGIKAIRISGNMMWFASLFLVGAGYCVLRAHVRYRMAGWLLAAVLLYLSFLFSDFLRVGILLAGSYFIFAIASARSIAPVGWLGKVDLSYGMYLYGFPVQKLLSWYLPGIGPWVLCSVTLPVCALLAWLSWRLIEQPALKLKPRKRRSASFPELEPHSTISAQ from the coding sequence ATGACACGCTCCGACCGGATGGGGCATCAGGCCAATTTCGATGCGCTCCGATTGCTGTTCGCCGCGCTCGTGATTTTTGCGCATAGTTTCAATCTGCTGGGGTTTGCTGATCCTCTGGAGTCGGCAGTTCATCGGATCGGATTCGGCGCACTGGCCGTCGCCGGGTTCTTTCTGATCAGCGGTTATCTCATCACGCAAAGCTGGATCGCCGATCCTTCCATCGGACGCTTTCTGGCCCGCAGGGCATTGCGTATCTACCCGGCGTTCGTCGTGGCGTCGCTCGTTTCGGTGTTCATCGTCGGGCCGCTCGGTTCGGACCCGGCGCGCTACTTCCACACACTCGACGGCAGACGGTTTCTGGTAGAACTGCTGACGCTGCGCGATCCGCGTACTCCTCCGGTTTTCGCGGGAACCGCGGCGCCGTTCGTCAATGGCTCGATGTGGACGATTTCGTTCGAGTTTCGCTGCTATCTGCTGGCGATGGTTTGCGGGTTGATCGGACTATTCAGATGGAAACCCGCGCTTGCCGTGCTCGTGTCCACTCTGGTTGCATTCGTCGGATGGCCGCATGCGATGATCGATCCGGCGGTGACCCAGCATGCCCTGTTCGGAATCAAGGCCATCCGGATTTCCGGCAACATGATGTGGTTTGCGTCGCTGTTCCTCGTTGGAGCCGGCTATTGCGTGTTGAGAGCGCATGTTCGCTATCGCATGGCCGGCTGGCTGCTCGCGGCAGTGCTGCTGTATCTGTCGTTCCTGTTCTCCGATTTTCTGCGAGTCGGCATTCTGCTCGCCGGGTCCTATTTCATATTTGCGATCGCATCGGCGCGATCGATTGCGCCTGTCGGCTGGCTGGGCAAGGTCGATCTGTCGTATGGGATGTATCTCTACGGTTTTCCCGTGCAGAAGCTGCTGAGCTGGTATTTACCCGGTATCGGACCATGGGTTCTGTGCAGCGTAACCTTGCCGGTATGCGCGTTGCTCGCGTGGCTGAGCTGGCGGCTCATCGAACAGCCTGCGCTGAAATTGAAGCCCCGCAAGAGGCGTTCGGCTTCGTTTCCCGAACTGGAACCGCATTCGACGATATCCGCACAGTGA
- a CDS encoding CoA transferase, with amino-acid sequence MNSPFEGVQILDLTWDLGRYVGRLFGDLGAQVTRIEPPGGLPDRRAATAADATQREPAIYEFEFLNAGKDSLTLDLASAEGRAAFASLAHDAKVILLERGGPLYDELAWVKQQAPSAVVTSVSPFGRSGPWADAPANDLTLQAAGGIAWLSGRVSDAPLRLPGVQATMITGAYAATATSLALYDTLASGRGHEVDVSAQECIAHSLQNSIQMWDFEKKVSMRGGEGTRDASEDMFACRDGLIFLAAPRSLGVSWNALVAWIVETGHAAGDELTKERWSDRVWRLTGEAKRIFRETLESFTRQYTQEELTQEALKRRIVMGPVAKVSDVLEDPQLKHRAYFERLELNVAGVPVRFPGAPYRMSEPVWKLKPAASAEEPQPA; translated from the coding sequence GTGAACAGTCCATTTGAGGGTGTCCAGATACTGGACCTGACGTGGGATCTTGGCCGTTATGTGGGACGGCTGTTTGGGGATCTGGGTGCGCAGGTGACGCGCATCGAGCCGCCGGGCGGCCTGCCGGACCGTCGCGCGGCCACCGCCGCGGACGCGACGCAGCGCGAGCCGGCGATCTACGAATTCGAATTCCTGAACGCGGGCAAGGACAGCCTGACGCTCGATCTCGCATCGGCCGAAGGGCGGGCTGCGTTCGCGTCGCTCGCGCACGACGCGAAGGTGATCCTGCTCGAACGCGGCGGCCCGCTGTACGACGAACTCGCATGGGTGAAGCAGCAGGCGCCGTCGGCGGTGGTGACGTCGGTGTCGCCGTTCGGCCGCAGCGGCCCGTGGGCGGATGCGCCGGCGAACGACCTGACGTTGCAGGCGGCGGGCGGCATCGCGTGGCTGTCGGGCCGCGTGAGCGATGCGCCGCTGCGGCTGCCGGGCGTGCAGGCGACGATGATTACCGGCGCCTATGCGGCGACGGCGACGTCGCTCGCGCTGTACGACACGCTGGCGAGCGGACGCGGCCACGAAGTGGACGTGTCGGCGCAGGAGTGCATCGCGCATTCGCTGCAGAACTCGATCCAGATGTGGGACTTCGAGAAGAAGGTGTCGATGCGCGGCGGGGAAGGCACACGCGACGCGAGCGAGGACATGTTCGCGTGCCGCGACGGCTTGATCTTCCTGGCGGCGCCGCGTTCGCTCGGGGTGTCGTGGAATGCGCTGGTCGCATGGATCGTGGAGACGGGCCACGCGGCGGGCGACGAGCTGACGAAGGAACGCTGGTCGGACCGCGTATGGCGGCTGACGGGCGAGGCGAAGCGGATCTTCCGTGAGACGCTGGAGTCGTTCACGCGGCAGTACACGCAGGAGGAACTGACGCAGGAGGCGCTGAAGCGGAGGATCGTGATGGGTCCGGTGGCGAAGGTGTCGGACGTGCTGGAGGACCCGCAACTGAAGCATCGTGCGTACTTCGAACGGCTGGAACTGAACGTGGCGGGCGTGCCGGTGCGGTTCCCGGGCGCGCCTTACCGGATGTCCGAGCCGGTGTGGAAGCTGAAGCCCGCCGCGAGCGCCGAAGAGCCGCAACCGGCCTGA
- a CDS encoding CaiB/BaiF CoA transferase family protein, producing the protein MKPDFLKGIRFTDLTWAGAGPFGTKVFSDFGAEVLKIESTTRLDSVRTAGPYKDGVFGLNRSGYFASRNTGKKSLSLNLKTEEGKRIVRELVAQSDVVSNNFGPGAMDRFGFSYDALREIKPDIIYLSMPMYGQDGPRADLLGVGMTISAVTSIMWQTAYGPDDPVGPGTHYPDHAANPYHAAFAVLAALAHRRKTGRGMKIDLSQVESTINFVGPSIVEASATGREPPQIGNRSRSHAPHNIFRARGDDAWVAIAVTDDAQWRALAAIIGRPDLAADASLATAAGRLAALDRIEPAVADWSATQTPDDIVNALRAQNIAVAEVAHSRRLIEADPQLAHRDYWQHVQHPEIGAVLLNSPPYLIDGERVELERPPLLGEHTREVLGRLLGMSAKQLDELNDQGVFS; encoded by the coding sequence ATGAAGCCTGATTTTCTGAAGGGCATCCGCTTTACCGATCTGACGTGGGCCGGCGCAGGTCCGTTCGGCACGAAGGTGTTCTCCGACTTCGGCGCGGAAGTGCTGAAGATCGAGAGCACGACGCGGCTCGATTCGGTGCGCACCGCCGGCCCGTACAAGGACGGCGTGTTCGGCCTGAACCGCAGCGGCTACTTCGCGTCGCGCAACACCGGCAAGAAGAGCCTGTCGCTGAATCTCAAGACCGAAGAAGGCAAGCGCATCGTGCGCGAGCTGGTCGCGCAGTCGGACGTCGTGTCGAACAACTTCGGCCCCGGCGCGATGGACCGCTTCGGCTTCAGCTACGACGCGCTGCGCGAAATCAAGCCGGACATCATCTATCTGTCGATGCCGATGTACGGCCAGGACGGCCCGCGCGCGGACCTGCTCGGCGTCGGCATGACGATCAGCGCGGTCACCAGCATCATGTGGCAGACCGCGTATGGTCCCGACGATCCCGTCGGCCCCGGCACGCACTATCCGGATCACGCGGCGAATCCGTATCACGCGGCGTTCGCGGTGCTCGCCGCGCTCGCGCACCGGCGCAAGACCGGCCGCGGCATGAAGATCGATCTGTCGCAGGTCGAATCGACGATCAACTTCGTCGGTCCGTCGATCGTCGAGGCGAGCGCGACCGGCCGCGAGCCGCCGCAGATCGGCAACCGCAGCCGCAGCCATGCGCCGCACAACATCTTCCGCGCGCGCGGCGACGACGCGTGGGTCGCGATCGCCGTGACGGACGACGCGCAATGGCGCGCGCTCGCGGCGATCATCGGCCGGCCCGACCTCGCCGCCGACGCATCGCTCGCGACCGCGGCCGGCCGCCTTGCCGCGCTCGATCGCATCGAGCCGGCGGTCGCCGACTGGAGCGCGACGCAGACACCCGACGACATCGTGAACGCGCTGCGCGCGCAGAACATCGCGGTGGCCGAGGTCGCGCATTCGCGCCGGCTGATCGAAGCCGATCCGCAGCTCGCGCACCGCGACTACTGGCAGCACGTGCAGCACCCGGAAATCGGCGCGGTGCTGCTCAATTCGCCGCCGTATCTGATCGACGGCGAACGGGTCGAACTCGAACGCCCGCCGCTGCTCGGCGAGCACACGCGCGAGGTGCTCGGACGCCTGCTCGGCATGTCGGCGAAGCAACTGGACGAACTGAACGATCAAGGAGTGTTCTCGTGA
- a CDS encoding thiolase family protein translates to MSEWKAASPSKALRRAAAVVGVGNSDWVGDWKRVRNGEKPTDSYGYGAIAFREALADAGIDKSEIDGLIVGPTTAYERMSEVLGIDPRWGDQADAVLSVAQAVTAVQAGLAETIALVYGNDQRSAQIQYGGPQAMGGDAFLSYVYHSPWGLTSQGALYALTFRAYCEARGFDPLDLGHVAVAQRAWSSMNPNAVMRKTITLDEYRESRYICEPLRLYDYCMINDGGVALIVTTAERAARFKKPPVYIEALGRRDLNRGATSLEPRLTDFYLSAQQDCARQAYEMAGFGPQDMDLFQVYDSFSVHVPLALEGYGYCEVGEAGRFLREAGIGPGGKLPTNTGGGHLSESYMQGWAHQLECVRQLRGECGERQVPDCRHAHYTSDVAGKAVSIIYSR, encoded by the coding sequence GTGAGCGAGTGGAAGGCAGCAAGCCCGTCGAAGGCGTTGCGCCGGGCGGCGGCGGTGGTCGGCGTCGGCAATTCGGACTGGGTCGGCGACTGGAAGCGCGTGCGCAACGGCGAAAAGCCGACGGACAGCTACGGTTATGGCGCGATTGCGTTTCGCGAGGCGCTGGCCGACGCGGGGATCGACAAGAGCGAAATCGACGGGCTGATCGTCGGGCCGACGACCGCGTACGAGCGGATGTCCGAAGTGCTCGGCATCGATCCGCGCTGGGGCGACCAGGCGGACGCGGTGCTGTCGGTCGCGCAGGCGGTGACGGCGGTGCAGGCCGGCCTCGCGGAAACGATCGCGCTCGTGTACGGCAACGACCAGCGTTCCGCGCAGATCCAGTACGGCGGCCCGCAGGCAATGGGCGGCGACGCGTTCCTGTCGTACGTGTATCACTCGCCGTGGGGGCTCACGTCGCAGGGCGCGCTGTATGCGCTGACGTTCCGCGCCTACTGCGAGGCGCGCGGCTTCGATCCGCTCGATCTCGGGCACGTCGCGGTCGCGCAGCGCGCATGGTCGTCGATGAACCCGAACGCGGTGATGCGCAAGACGATCACGCTCGACGAGTATCGCGAGTCGCGCTACATCTGCGAGCCGCTGCGCCTGTACGACTACTGCATGATCAACGACGGCGGCGTCGCGCTGATCGTGACGACCGCCGAGCGCGCGGCGCGCTTCAAGAAGCCGCCGGTGTACATCGAGGCGCTCGGCCGGCGCGACCTGAATCGCGGCGCGACGAGCCTCGAACCGCGGCTCACCGACTTCTATCTGTCCGCGCAGCAGGACTGCGCGCGCCAGGCGTACGAGATGGCGGGATTCGGCCCGCAGGACATGGACCTGTTCCAGGTGTACGACAGCTTCTCCGTGCACGTGCCGCTCGCGCTCGAAGGCTACGGCTACTGCGAGGTCGGCGAGGCCGGCCGTTTCCTGCGCGAAGCAGGGATCGGGCCGGGCGGCAAGCTGCCGACCAACACCGGCGGCGGCCACCTGTCCGAAAGCTACATGCAGGGCTGGGCGCACCAGCTCGAATGCGTGCGCCAGCTGCGCGGCGAATGCGGCGAGCGCCAGGTGCCGGACTGCCGCCATGCTCACTACACGTCGGACGTGGCCGGCAAGGCCGTTTCGATCATCTATAGCCGATAG
- a CDS encoding Zn-ribbon domain-containing OB-fold protein produces the protein MTETRAEAPRTPQPVMGLYDTMMWQTIRDGALQLQHCESCGTTLYPPAPVCPHCLSDKLEWRAVSGRGTVLSWVVFHKSYLDAYPAPYNVIAVRLDEGAVIVSNLEPPLPDAGSWIGRKVKMIYKTMPDGLVLPKFVLDTDGGA, from the coding sequence ATGACTGAAACACGAGCCGAAGCGCCGCGCACGCCGCAGCCGGTGATGGGTCTGTACGACACGATGATGTGGCAGACCATTCGCGACGGCGCATTGCAGTTGCAGCACTGCGAGTCGTGCGGCACGACGCTTTATCCGCCCGCGCCGGTCTGCCCGCACTGTCTGTCGGACAAGCTCGAATGGCGCGCGGTGTCAGGGCGCGGCACGGTGCTGTCGTGGGTCGTTTTCCACAAGAGCTACCTCGACGCGTACCCCGCGCCGTACAACGTGATCGCGGTGCGTCTCGACGAAGGCGCGGTGATCGTGTCGAACCTCGAACCGCCGCTGCCGGACGCCGGCAGCTGGATCGGCAGGAAGGTGAAGATGATCTACAAGACGATGCCCGACGGCCTGGTGCTGCCGAAGTTCGTGCTCGACACGGACGGCGGCGCATAA
- a CDS encoding GntR family transcriptional regulator → MVFRTKLDQVAERLRERIISGEYQRGEKLKQAEIAEEFGVSITPVREALKALEMEGFVLSIPHKGLVVPEIDLKSVREIFELRVLLERQLTERALAKITEAEIAELRAIHRELTTLTKSREPYPVRAANVRFHFRIYEIADCPQTLQFVRVLWAKYPFNFHDDQAARFRQLLIEHGEIVRRLETGDRAGALAAMVEHIEAGWHRVENNVTEPAGD, encoded by the coding sequence ATGGTGTTTCGGACGAAGCTGGATCAGGTGGCCGAGCGGCTGCGCGAGCGGATCATCTCGGGCGAGTACCAGCGTGGGGAGAAGCTGAAGCAGGCGGAGATCGCCGAGGAGTTCGGCGTCTCGATCACGCCGGTGCGCGAGGCGCTGAAAGCGCTGGAAATGGAAGGGTTCGTGCTCAGCATCCCGCACAAGGGGCTGGTCGTGCCGGAGATCGACCTGAAGAGCGTGCGCGAGATTTTCGAACTGCGCGTGCTGCTGGAGCGCCAGTTGACCGAGCGGGCGCTCGCGAAGATCACGGAGGCGGAGATCGCCGAGTTGCGGGCGATCCACCGCGAGCTGACCACGCTGACGAAGTCGCGCGAGCCGTACCCGGTGCGCGCGGCGAACGTGCGCTTTCACTTCCGCATTTACGAAATCGCCGATTGCCCGCAGACGTTGCAGTTCGTCCGCGTGTTATGGGCGAAGTATCCGTTCAACTTCCACGACGATCAGGCTGCGCGCTTCCGGCAACTGCTGATCGAGCACGGCGAGATCGTGCGGCGCCTCGAAACCGGCGACCGCGCGGGCGCGCTCGCGGCGATGGTCGAGCATATCGAGGCGGGCTGGCACCGGGTCGAGAACAACGTCACGGAGCCGGCCGGCGATTAG
- a CDS encoding SDR family oxidoreductase: MTPSRLSSSPADAGVRRTLIVTGGSRGIGAAVAQGAARRGYRVCVNYLSDAHTAQRVVDEIVSSGGDAFAWQANTADETAIAAMFGETARRYGPVTDLVNNAGVSGGSTRVADLDVAVLNQTFAVNVIGYFLCCREAVRRMSTQRGGAGGRIVNVSSVAATNGSAGRRVHYAASKGAINSMTVGLAHEVAREGIRVNAVSPGLVFTDFNEPGRVERLQDDVPIGRGASPDEIADAILWMLGDEAGYVLGTNLIVSGGR, encoded by the coding sequence ATGACCCCTTCCCGTCTTTCTTCCTCGCCCGCCGACGCGGGCGTTCGCCGCACGCTGATCGTCACCGGCGGTTCGCGCGGCATCGGCGCGGCGGTTGCCCAGGGCGCTGCCCGGCGCGGCTATCGCGTCTGCGTGAACTACCTGAGCGACGCGCATACCGCGCAGCGCGTCGTCGATGAAATCGTTTCTTCCGGCGGCGACGCGTTCGCATGGCAGGCGAACACCGCGGACGAAACCGCCATCGCCGCGATGTTCGGCGAGACCGCGCGGCGCTACGGCCCGGTCACGGACCTCGTGAACAACGCGGGCGTCAGCGGCGGATCGACCCGCGTCGCCGATCTCGACGTCGCGGTGCTGAACCAGACCTTCGCCGTCAACGTGATCGGCTATTTCCTGTGCTGCCGCGAGGCCGTGCGGCGCATGTCCACGCAGCGCGGCGGCGCGGGCGGCCGGATCGTGAACGTGTCGTCGGTCGCGGCCACCAACGGATCGGCCGGGCGGCGCGTGCATTACGCGGCGTCGAAAGGCGCGATCAACTCGATGACGGTCGGACTCGCGCACGAGGTCGCGCGCGAGGGCATCCGCGTGAACGCGGTGTCGCCCGGCCTCGTGTTCACCGACTTCAACGAGCCCGGCCGCGTCGAGCGGCTTCAGGACGACGTGCCGATCGGGCGCGGCGCATCGCCGGACGAGATCGCGGACGCGATCCTGTGGATGCTGGGCGACGAGGCCGGCTACGTGCTCGGCACGAATCTCATCGTCTCCGGCGGCCGGTAG